Proteins encoded in a region of the Mycolicibacterium chitae genome:
- a CDS encoding RND family transporter, with protein sequence MSAHSAEAPTGPVAAQRPRYETAHFGRIARVLRKLSVPIILAWVAIAVLLNVSVPQLEAVGELRSVSMSPQEAPAVIATQHIGQVFQEYESNSSVMIVLEGQEPLGDEARRYYAELIAALQADTKHVEHVQDLWSDPLTATGVQSGDGKAVYVSANLAGDQGEALSLESIEAVKTLVETLPTPDGVEVFVTGSAAITAEQTEASHGSMRLVEALTFLVIIVMLLIIFRSIMTMVLILVMVFVSLLTVRGAVAFLGYYEVIGLSTFATGLLVTLAIAISVDYAIFLVGRYQESMSSGEDRESAYYTMFGGTAHVIVGSGLTIAGATFCLSFTRLPYFQTLGVPLAVGMLVLIMTAMTFGPAIVTLGGRFLDPKRATRVRGWRKVGAAVVRWPGPILITSIAVALIGLLALPGYQTSYNDRLYLPDDIRSNQGYAAAERHFSPARLNPEIMMVESDRDLRNPADFLVIEKIAKAVFQLDGIGRVQTITRPDGTPIENTSIPYIISQQSTLQRINEKYNADRTADMTKQADEMAKTIENMDRMQAITVEMADTTNQMVTSMDGMVLNIEDMRDNISNFDDFFRPIRNYLYWEPHCFNIPVCWSLRSIFDVLDGIDVMTDDMKSMMPHMHRLNELMPQMIAIMPEMKQTMVSMREMMQTMQQTQLGMQEQQRIMQETSTEMGKAFNDAMNDDSFYLPAEAFDNPDFAKGLEQFLSPDGHAVRFMINHESDPMSADGIEKIEPIKTAAKNAIKGTPLEGSTIYLGGTAATFKDMADGTQYDLLIAGIAAIALIFLIMLLLTRAIVAAAVIVGTVVLSLGASFGMSVLLWQHLLGIELHWMVLPMAVIILLAVGADYNLLVVSRLKEEKHAGLNTGMIRAVGGSGSTVTAAGMVFAFTMMVMAVSDLTIMGQVGTTIGLGLLFDTLIVRSFMTTSIAALLGKWFWWPQMVRQRPKPQPWPPVQRQPEDASV encoded by the coding sequence GTGAGCGCCCACAGCGCCGAGGCGCCGACCGGTCCCGTCGCCGCGCAGCGGCCGCGCTACGAAACCGCACATTTCGGCCGGATCGCCCGCGTGCTCCGCAAGCTCTCGGTCCCGATCATCCTGGCCTGGGTGGCCATCGCCGTCCTGCTCAACGTCTCGGTGCCGCAGCTGGAAGCCGTCGGCGAGCTGCGCTCGGTCTCGATGAGCCCCCAGGAGGCGCCGGCCGTCATCGCGACCCAGCACATCGGCCAAGTGTTCCAGGAGTACGAGTCCAACAGCTCGGTGATGATCGTGTTGGAGGGTCAGGAACCGCTGGGTGACGAGGCCAGGAGGTACTACGCCGAACTGATCGCCGCGTTGCAGGCCGACACCAAGCACGTCGAACATGTCCAGGACCTGTGGAGCGACCCGCTGACCGCCACCGGCGTGCAGAGCGGCGACGGCAAGGCCGTCTACGTTTCGGCCAACCTGGCCGGCGACCAGGGCGAGGCCTTGTCGCTGGAGTCGATCGAGGCCGTCAAGACCCTCGTGGAGACCCTGCCGACACCCGACGGGGTCGAGGTCTTCGTCACCGGTTCGGCGGCGATAACGGCCGAACAGACCGAGGCCAGCCACGGCAGCATGCGACTCGTGGAGGCGCTGACCTTCCTGGTCATCATCGTCATGCTGCTGATCATCTTCCGCTCGATCATGACGATGGTGTTGATCCTCGTCATGGTGTTCGTCAGCCTGCTGACAGTGCGCGGTGCGGTCGCATTCCTGGGCTACTACGAGGTCATCGGGCTTTCCACCTTCGCCACGGGCCTGTTGGTCACCTTGGCCATCGCGATCTCGGTGGACTACGCGATCTTCCTGGTGGGTCGATATCAGGAGTCCATGAGTAGTGGCGAGGACCGAGAATCGGCCTACTACACCATGTTCGGTGGCACCGCGCATGTAATTGTCGGCTCAGGACTGACCATCGCGGGTGCGACGTTCTGCTTGAGTTTCACGCGGCTGCCCTACTTCCAGACCCTCGGCGTCCCCCTGGCGGTGGGGATGCTGGTCCTGATCATGACGGCCATGACGTTCGGGCCGGCGATCGTCACCCTCGGCGGTCGATTCCTGGATCCCAAGCGCGCCACACGCGTTCGCGGCTGGCGCAAAGTCGGTGCCGCCGTGGTGCGTTGGCCCGGTCCCATCCTGATCACCAGCATCGCGGTCGCGCTCATCGGACTGCTGGCGCTACCCGGCTACCAGACCAGTTACAACGACCGTCTCTACCTGCCCGATGACATCCGGTCCAATCAGGGCTACGCCGCCGCCGAACGGCACTTCTCGCCCGCGCGGCTGAACCCGGAGATCATGATGGTCGAGAGCGACCGGGATCTGCGAAATCCGGCGGACTTCTTGGTGATCGAGAAGATCGCCAAGGCGGTCTTCCAACTCGACGGCATCGGCCGCGTGCAGACCATCACCCGGCCCGACGGCACCCCGATCGAGAACACCTCGATCCCCTACATCATCAGCCAGCAGAGCACGCTGCAGCGCATCAACGAGAAGTACAACGCCGACCGCACCGCCGACATGACCAAACAGGCCGACGAGATGGCCAAGACCATCGAGAACATGGATCGGATGCAGGCCATCACCGTCGAGATGGCCGATACGACCAACCAGATGGTGACCTCGATGGACGGCATGGTCCTCAACATCGAGGACATGCGGGACAACATCTCCAACTTCGACGACTTCTTCCGGCCGATCCGCAATTACCTGTATTGGGAACCGCACTGTTTCAACATTCCGGTGTGCTGGTCGCTGCGTTCGATCTTCGATGTCCTGGACGGCATCGACGTGATGACCGACGACATGAAATCGATGATGCCGCACATGCATCGGCTCAACGAGCTGATGCCGCAGATGATCGCGATCATGCCCGAGATGAAGCAGACCATGGTCAGCATGCGGGAGATGATGCAGACCATGCAGCAGACCCAGCTGGGTATGCAGGAACAGCAGCGCATCATGCAGGAGACCTCGACCGAGATGGGTAAGGCCTTCAACGATGCGATGAACGACGACTCGTTCTATCTACCCGCGGAAGCTTTCGACAACCCTGATTTCGCAAAGGGTTTGGAGCAGTTCCTGTCGCCGGACGGGCATGCGGTGCGGTTCATGATCAACCACGAGAGCGATCCGATGTCCGCTGACGGCATCGAGAAGATCGAACCGATCAAGACCGCCGCCAAGAATGCGATCAAGGGCACTCCGTTGGAGGGTTCGACGATCTACCTGGGTGGTACCGCGGCGACGTTCAAGGACATGGCCGACGGCACGCAGTACGACCTGTTGATCGCCGGCATCGCCGCGATCGCGCTGATCTTCCTGATCATGCTGCTGCTCACCAGGGCCATCGTGGCCGCCGCCGTGATCGTGGGCACCGTAGTGCTCTCGCTGGGCGCATCTTTCGGCATGTCGGTACTGCTCTGGCAGCATCTGCTGGGCATCGAGTTGCACTGGATGGTGCTGCCGATGGCGGTGATCATCCTGCTGGCAGTGGGCGCGGACTACAACCTGCTGGTGGTGTCCCGGCTCAAAGAGGAGAAACACGCCGGCCTCAACACCGGCATGATCCGGGCGGTCGGAGGTAGCGGTTCGACGGTCACCGCGGCCGGCATGGTGTTCGCGTTCACCATGATGGTGATGGCCGTCAGTGACCTGACCATCATGGGTCAGGTCGGCACCACCATCGGGCTGGGACTGTTGTTCGACACCCTGATCGTCCGATCGTTCATGACGACGTCGATCGCGGCGCTGCTCGGCAAGTGGTTCTGGTGGCCTCAGATGGTCCGGCAGCGACCCAAACCCCAACCCTGGCCGCCAGTTCAGCGTCAACCGGAGGATGCGTCGGTGTGA
- a CDS encoding TetR/AcrR family transcriptional regulator, whose translation MLEAALAKFAEHGVSGTTLQMIADSIGVGKASVYYQFRSKEDIVAAAAQPMFDDMARVVTIAEAISDPDARREVTISGFLEFSVRHRRLSAVLARDPALESLVQSREDLTEIVDRFTNLLIGDGTRPEGRILISFVTHGIYGSVTDKALEDVSDEELHRTLLAVAQQLTRKAPHFE comes from the coding sequence GTGCTCGAAGCGGCGCTGGCGAAGTTCGCCGAGCACGGTGTCAGCGGTACGACCCTGCAGATGATCGCCGACAGCATCGGGGTGGGTAAAGCCTCGGTTTACTACCAGTTCCGCTCGAAAGAAGACATCGTGGCAGCCGCCGCGCAGCCCATGTTCGACGACATGGCGCGGGTGGTCACCATCGCCGAAGCGATCTCCGATCCGGATGCCCGTCGCGAAGTGACCATCAGCGGCTTCCTCGAGTTCAGTGTCCGGCACCGGAGGCTGTCTGCCGTCCTCGCCCGCGATCCGGCCTTGGAGAGCCTCGTGCAATCACGCGAGGATCTCACCGAGATCGTCGACCGCTTCACCAATCTGTTGATCGGCGACGGCACCAGGCCGGAGGGCAGGATCCTCATCTCGTTCGTCACCCACGGAATCTATGGCTCGGTGACGGACAAGGCTCTGGAAGACGTCAGCGATGAGGAACTCCACCGGACCTTGTTGGCCGTCGCGCAGCAGCTGACGCGCAAGGCCCCGCACTTCGAGTAG
- a CDS encoding PPOX class F420-dependent oxidoreductase — MPSLLTDNAKTMLSKPNPAVISTVRSDGQPVSAATWYLMRDDQVLVNMDVGRKRLEHMRKDPRVSLTVLDEANWYTHLTLIGHVTEIYADDGLTDIDALSRHYQGKQYPDRDRPRVSALIAIDRVHGWGAQKNNDQPDGRG; from the coding sequence ATGCCCTCGCTACTGACCGACAACGCCAAGACGATGCTGTCCAAGCCCAACCCCGCCGTCATCAGCACCGTTCGATCCGACGGACAACCCGTCTCGGCCGCCACGTGGTACCTGATGCGTGACGACCAGGTCCTGGTGAACATGGATGTCGGCCGAAAGCGCCTGGAACACATGCGCAAAGACCCGCGAGTCTCGCTGACGGTGCTCGACGAGGCCAACTGGTACACCCACCTGACGCTCATCGGGCACGTCACCGAGATCTACGCCGACGACGGCCTCACCGACATCGACGCGCTGTCGCGGCACTATCAGGGCAAGCAGTACCCGGACCGCGACCGTCCACGGGTCAGCGCCCTGATCGCGATCGACCGCGTGCACGGCTGGGGAGCGCAGAAGAACAACGATCAGCCCGACGGTCGGGGGTAG
- a CDS encoding MFS transporter: MTSEAKGDCASDGRSEPKLPSEVWVLIASNAVIALGYGVVAPVLPEYARHFGVSISAATFVITAFALMRLVFAPAAGLLVQRLGERRIYVSGLVIVALSTAACAFAQSYWQLLLFRSLGGIGSTMFFISALGLMIRISPENARGRVAGMFSSAFLVGSVGGPVLGSLTAGLGLSAPFLIYGGALLVAATVVFISLRHSSLAAPAPATESPVRLRDVLPNRAYRAALLSNFATGWSAFGLRIALVPLFVVDVLDQGVGMAGLALATFAIGNVAAVIPAGHLSDRVGRRILLIIGLSTAGVATAIVGFTENLPLFLIAALLAGAATGMFSSPQQAAVADIVGNKARGGTAVATFQMMADLGSIVGSTLVGLIAQHLSFSWAFLISGGILVLASFGWMLAQETRPRSSHEHTSARPLGPEVSGEVP; this comes from the coding sequence GTGACTTCTGAGGCGAAGGGTGACTGCGCGAGCGACGGCCGCTCCGAGCCCAAGCTCCCGTCCGAAGTCTGGGTGCTGATCGCCTCCAACGCCGTGATCGCGCTGGGCTACGGTGTCGTCGCTCCGGTGCTGCCCGAATACGCCCGGCACTTCGGCGTCTCGATCAGCGCCGCGACGTTCGTCATCACCGCGTTCGCGCTCATGCGCCTGGTGTTCGCGCCCGCGGCCGGGCTGCTGGTGCAGCGGCTGGGGGAGCGGCGCATCTACGTCAGCGGGTTGGTGATCGTCGCGCTGTCCACCGCGGCGTGTGCCTTCGCCCAGTCGTACTGGCAGCTGCTGCTGTTCCGGTCGCTGGGCGGCATCGGCTCCACCATGTTCTTCATCTCGGCGCTGGGGTTGATGATCCGGATCAGCCCCGAGAACGCCCGCGGCCGGGTGGCCGGCATGTTCTCCTCGGCGTTCCTGGTGGGCTCCGTGGGCGGACCGGTGCTCGGTTCGCTGACCGCCGGGCTGGGGCTGTCGGCGCCGTTCCTGATTTACGGCGGGGCGCTGCTGGTGGCCGCCACGGTGGTGTTCATCAGCCTGCGGCACTCGTCGCTGGCCGCGCCCGCCCCGGCCACCGAATCGCCGGTGAGACTGCGCGACGTGTTGCCTAATCGGGCCTACCGCGCGGCGCTGCTGTCGAATTTCGCCACCGGCTGGTCGGCCTTCGGGCTGCGTATCGCGCTGGTGCCGCTGTTCGTCGTCGACGTGCTGGACCAGGGCGTCGGGATGGCGGGCCTGGCGCTGGCCACCTTCGCGATCGGCAACGTGGCCGCGGTGATCCCTGCCGGGCACCTGTCCGACCGCGTGGGGCGGCGCATCCTGCTGATCATCGGACTGTCCACCGCCGGCGTCGCCACCGCCATCGTCGGGTTCACCGAGAACCTGCCGCTGTTCCTGATCGCCGCGCTGCTGGCCGGCGCGGCCACCGGCATGTTCTCCTCGCCGCAGCAGGCCGCCGTGGCCGACATCGTCGGCAACAAGGCCCGCGGCGGCACCGCCGTGGCCACTTTCCAGATGATGGCCGACCTGGGCTCGATCGTCGGCTCGACGCTGGTGGGCCTCATTGCCCAGCACCTGTCGTTCTCGTGGGCGTTCCTGATCAGCGGCGGAATCCTGGTGCTGGCGTCGTTCGGCTGGATGCTGGCCCAGGAGACCCGCCCGCGGTCGTCGCACGAGCACACCTCGGCGCGCCCGCTGGGTCCGGAGGTTTCCGGAGAGGTGCCCTGA
- the pgm gene encoding phosphoglucomutase (alpha-D-glucose-1,6-bisphosphate-dependent) yields MGAHPRAGQPAQPEDLIDIAGLVTAYYSVVPDPDDIAQQVAFGTSGHRGSSLDAAFNEAHILATTQAIVEYRAAQGTTGPLFLGRDTHGLSEPAWTSALEVLAANDVVAMIDSADRYTPTPAISHAILTFNRGRDADLADGIVVTPSHNPPRDGGFKYNPPHGGPADTDATAAIAKRANEILRGGLRDVKRVSLAPARGLAQRHDYLDAYVADLPNVVDLHAIRAEGVRIGADPLGGASVDYWAAIAERYDLNLTVVNPLVDATWRFMTLDTDGKIRMDCSSPNAMASLIHKIGDYQIATGNDADSDRHGIVTPDGGLMNPNHYLAVAIDYLFTHRPGWPGSVAVGKTAVSSSIIDRVVAGMGRDLLEVPVGFKWFVDGLLGGTVGFGGEESAGASFLRTDGTVWTTDKDGIILALLAAEILAVTGNTPSQRYAELAERYGAPTYARIDAPADREQKARLAKLAPEQVSATELAGEPITAKLTSAAGNGAPLGGLKVTTENAWFAARPSGTEDVYKIYAESFRGPEHLAEVQAAAREVVNTVIA; encoded by the coding sequence ATGGGCGCCCATCCACGCGCCGGGCAACCGGCGCAACCCGAAGACCTGATCGACATCGCCGGCCTGGTGACCGCCTACTACAGCGTGGTGCCCGATCCCGACGACATTGCCCAGCAGGTGGCGTTCGGCACTTCCGGGCATCGCGGGTCCAGCCTGGACGCGGCGTTCAACGAGGCGCACATCCTGGCCACCACGCAGGCCATCGTGGAGTATCGCGCGGCCCAGGGCACCACCGGCCCGCTGTTCCTCGGCCGCGACACCCACGGCCTGTCCGAACCGGCGTGGACCTCGGCGCTGGAGGTGCTGGCCGCCAATGACGTTGTCGCCATGATCGATTCGGCCGACCGGTACACGCCGACACCGGCGATCAGCCACGCCATCCTGACCTTCAACCGCGGCCGCGACGCGGATCTGGCCGACGGGATCGTGGTCACCCCGTCGCACAATCCGCCGCGCGACGGCGGTTTCAAGTACAACCCGCCGCACGGTGGACCGGCCGACACCGACGCCACCGCGGCGATTGCCAAGCGCGCCAACGAGATTCTGCGCGGCGGGCTGCGCGACGTGAAGCGGGTGTCGCTGGCCCCCGCGCGCGGGCTGGCTCAGCGCCACGACTACCTCGACGCCTACGTCGCGGACCTGCCGAACGTCGTCGACCTGCACGCCATCCGCGCCGAGGGGGTGCGCATCGGTGCCGACCCGCTGGGCGGGGCCAGCGTCGACTACTGGGCGGCCATCGCCGAACGGTACGACCTGAACCTGACCGTCGTCAACCCGCTGGTGGACGCGACGTGGCGGTTCATGACGCTGGACACCGACGGCAAGATCCGGATGGACTGCTCCTCGCCGAACGCGATGGCGTCGCTGATCCACAAGATCGGCGACTATCAGATCGCCACCGGCAACGACGCGGACTCCGACCGGCACGGGATCGTCACCCCCGACGGCGGGCTGATGAACCCGAACCACTACCTGGCCGTCGCCATCGACTACCTGTTCACCCACCGGCCCGGGTGGCCCGGATCCGTCGCCGTCGGCAAGACCGCGGTCAGCAGCTCCATCATCGACCGGGTGGTGGCCGGGATGGGCCGCGACCTGCTGGAGGTGCCCGTCGGATTCAAGTGGTTCGTCGACGGATTGCTCGGCGGCACAGTCGGGTTCGGCGGCGAGGAATCGGCCGGGGCGTCGTTCCTGCGCACCGACGGCACGGTGTGGACCACCGACAAGGACGGCATCATCCTGGCGCTGCTGGCCGCGGAGATCCTCGCTGTCACCGGCAACACCCCCTCGCAGCGCTACGCCGAGCTCGCGGAGCGCTACGGCGCACCGACCTACGCGCGCATCGACGCGCCCGCGGATCGCGAGCAGAAGGCGCGGCTGGCCAAGCTGGCCCCCGAACAGGTCAGCGCCACCGAGTTGGCCGGCGAGCCGATCACCGCCAAGCTCACCTCGGCGGCCGGCAACGGCGCGCCGCTGGGCGGGCTGAAGGTCACCACCGAGAACGCCTGGTTTGCTGCGCGGCCCTCCGGCACCGAGGACGTCTACAAGATCTACGCCGAATCCTTCCGCGGACCCGAGCATCTGGCGGAGGTGCAGGCGGCCGCGCGCGAGGTGGTGAATACAGTCATTGCGTGA